One part of the Mycobacterium marinum genome encodes these proteins:
- the hypE gene encoding hydrogenase expression/formation protein HypE encodes MSKSAGEYLSSGPRFAEGDVIGRIESFRRRRPRLLDEHVTLAHGAGGKASAALIDAVFMEAFRNPLLESLGDGAILTLPSGERVAMSTDSFVVQPRRFPGGSIGELAVHGTCNDLAVAGAVPSWISAAFVLEEGFPIEELKQIVADMADAAAKAGVQIVTGDTKVVPKGAADGLFITTTGTGIIPTGRALSADSVRPGDKVLLSGSMGDHGMAVMLARGDLAIEADIHSDTASVSPLVELLMAAAPGTRWLRDATRGGVGTVCNELAQACGFGVLLDEQRLPVAPMVNGACELLGIDPLYVANEGKFIAVVAPEEAEAGLAALQSHPLGADAAEVGEIIAEPAETVILRTGFGGTRIVDMLVGDPLPRIC; translated from the coding sequence ATGAGCAAGTCAGCCGGCGAATACTTGTCGTCAGGACCGCGCTTTGCCGAAGGTGACGTCATTGGGCGCATCGAGTCGTTCCGCCGCAGACGTCCCAGGCTGCTCGACGAGCACGTCACCCTGGCGCACGGCGCCGGCGGAAAGGCGTCCGCGGCGCTGATCGATGCGGTGTTCATGGAGGCTTTCCGCAACCCGCTGCTGGAGTCGCTGGGCGATGGAGCCATCCTCACTCTGCCCAGCGGCGAGCGGGTGGCGATGTCCACGGACTCATTCGTGGTGCAGCCCAGACGCTTTCCCGGTGGCTCGATCGGCGAACTCGCCGTGCACGGAACATGCAACGACCTCGCCGTGGCGGGCGCGGTACCGTCCTGGATTTCGGCCGCCTTCGTGCTCGAAGAAGGGTTCCCGATCGAGGAGTTGAAACAGATCGTCGCCGACATGGCGGACGCGGCGGCCAAGGCCGGCGTGCAGATCGTCACCGGCGACACCAAGGTGGTGCCCAAGGGCGCGGCAGACGGCCTGTTCATCACGACCACCGGGACCGGCATCATTCCCACCGGGCGTGCGCTATCTGCCGACTCGGTGCGACCGGGCGACAAGGTGCTGTTGTCCGGCTCGATGGGTGATCACGGCATGGCGGTCATGCTGGCGCGCGGGGATCTGGCCATCGAAGCCGACATCCACTCGGACACCGCGTCGGTCAGCCCGCTGGTGGAACTTCTCATGGCGGCCGCCCCGGGCACCCGCTGGCTGCGCGACGCCACCCGCGGCGGGGTGGGCACCGTTTGCAACGAACTGGCCCAGGCCTGTGGTTTCGGGGTCTTGCTCGACGAACAGCGCCTTCCGGTGGCTCCGATGGTCAACGGCGCGTGTGAGCTGCTCGGCATCGACCCCCTTTACGTCGCCAATGAGGGCAAGTTCATCGCTGTCGTCGCGCCCGAGGAAGCCGAAGCGGGGCTGGCCGCGTTGCAGTCGCACCCCCTGGGAGCCGATGCGGCCGAGGTTGGCGAGATCATCGCCGAGCCGGCCGAAACCGTAATCCTGCGAACCGGATTCGGTGGTACCCGGATTGTCGACATGTTGGTCGGCGACCCGCTGCCGCGAATCTGCTGA
- a CDS encoding HypC/HybG/HupF family hydrogenase formation chaperone translates to MTTTAIDRGLSSELAADLAAAAFTLAKRFVAGATMWSIAPSWEPHALHIAVEFVHPVIMGKRALPAVALTGPDLVDLVRVSVRPGDIVVAVAGADQPDVRSVMRRSPAWGATTIWIGSGARPEAALADHLLWLDDPDPRVPATGGFVLFYHLLWELTHVCFEHSGLLKPECTEEVCVTCSDEGRLGEVVSAPADGLAAVRTARGIEDVITTLIDPVAAGDLVLVHAGTAISRLGDDGDDS, encoded by the coding sequence ATGACCACCACCGCGATCGATCGCGGGCTCAGCTCCGAGCTGGCCGCTGACCTGGCGGCCGCCGCGTTCACGCTGGCGAAAAGGTTCGTCGCGGGCGCGACCATGTGGTCAATCGCGCCGTCGTGGGAACCGCATGCCCTGCACATCGCGGTCGAGTTCGTCCATCCGGTCATCATGGGCAAACGCGCCTTGCCCGCGGTGGCGCTGACCGGCCCTGACCTGGTGGATCTGGTCCGGGTATCGGTGCGGCCCGGCGACATCGTGGTCGCGGTGGCCGGCGCCGACCAGCCCGACGTCCGATCGGTGATGCGTCGCAGTCCGGCCTGGGGCGCCACCACGATCTGGATCGGCAGTGGCGCCCGCCCCGAGGCCGCGCTGGCCGATCATCTGCTCTGGCTCGACGATCCCGACCCGCGAGTGCCCGCAACCGGCGGATTTGTGCTGTTCTATCACCTGCTGTGGGAATTGACCCATGTCTGCTTCGAACATTCCGGTTTGCTCAAACCCGAGTGCACCGAGGAGGTGTGCGTCACCTGCAGCGACGAAGGCCGGCTGGGCGAGGTGGTGTCAGCCCCGGCCGACGGGCTGGCCGCGGTGCGCACCGCGCGCGGCATCGAGGACGTGATCACGACACTTATCGACCCGGTCGCCGCCGGTGACCTGGTGCTAGTGCATGCGGGTACCGCGATCAGCCGCCTCGGCGACGACGGGGACGACTCATGA
- a CDS encoding D-sedoheptulose-7-phosphate isomerase, with protein MTREEPTNFLYPFIDAQEEDPQSLLADLAASAQAKAAESLALRRSTLEANAELLDQAATEMACRFRVGGRLFTFGNGGSCTDSATLAGLFARPPIGTPTTSLPAWSLTADQAIITALGNDVGFELVFARQLIARAQAGDIAIAMSTSGNSPNLLTALAEARQRGLYTVGFAGYDGGAMADNPNVDACFIVRSQSVHRIQESQALLGYQLWLATHEKVDRDLGAA; from the coding sequence ATGACGCGCGAGGAACCCACCAACTTTCTGTATCCGTTCATCGACGCGCAGGAAGAAGATCCACAATCCCTGCTCGCCGACCTCGCCGCCTCGGCGCAGGCAAAGGCCGCCGAGAGCCTGGCCTTGCGGCGCTCCACGCTGGAGGCCAACGCCGAGCTGCTGGACCAGGCCGCCACCGAGATGGCATGCCGCTTCCGCGTCGGCGGGCGCCTGTTCACCTTCGGCAATGGCGGTAGCTGCACCGATTCCGCGACCTTGGCCGGCCTGTTCGCCCGGCCGCCGATCGGCACACCGACGACGTCACTGCCGGCCTGGTCGCTGACCGCCGACCAGGCGATCATCACCGCGCTGGGCAACGATGTCGGGTTCGAGCTGGTGTTCGCCCGACAATTGATCGCGCGCGCACAGGCCGGCGACATTGCGATCGCCATGTCGACCAGCGGCAATTCACCGAACCTGTTGACCGCGTTGGCCGAGGCGCGGCAGCGGGGTCTGTACACCGTCGGGTTCGCCGGCTACGACGGTGGCGCGATGGCGGACAACCCGAACGTCGACGCCTGCTTCATCGTTCGGTCACAAAGCGTGCATCGGATTCAGGAGTCACAGGCATTGTTGGGCTATCAGTTGTGGTTGGCGACCCACGAAAAGGTCGACCGGGATCTGGGGGCGGCATGA